Proteins from one Drosophila gunungcola strain Sukarami chromosome 3R, Dgunungcola_SK_2, whole genome shotgun sequence genomic window:
- the LOC128266802 gene encoding serine/threonine-protein kinase PAK 2 produces MSFTKWFKKKEAISEIGAPTNFQRHFHVSRNQETGDLEGLPAPWLRLMNQQITRDEQDKNPDAAYHAVKYYNYSIKKKENEAFKPFITEDVIHEESKEIENYVNYKNKHKSQDPEKSDDDGSSTATETESSSGCGSSAGNSNSSSINDSSQQSAVPLDALEEVFKELKSNLEHRETLKAAPQEPPPVPPKKSPHAMPPKPQIKPKPRNVTQKFSHTSDLRREEDSDNQHKINTDTIIIKPAGGAQDAGADDNPDETILRRSKEKRAQKTDAEIYDELRAICNPEDPRERYKTAQEVGKGASGIVFIANDLQNESQVAVKTIDMKNQSSKDLILTEIRVLKDFNHKNLVNFLDAYLLEPEDQLWVVMEYMDGGPLTDVVTETVMKERQIACVCRETLYAISFLHAKGIIHRDIKSDNVLLGMDGCVKVTDFGFCANIEGDEKRQTMVGTPYWMAPEVVTRKKYGKKVDIWSIGIMAIEMIEGQPPYLYETPLRALYLIAANGRPDIKSWEKLSPNLQDFLDRCLQVEVDRRATADELLSHPFLNDCSEVKALVPNIKAAKKVLRRNV; encoded by the coding sequence ATGAGCTTCACAAAGTGGTTCAAGAAGAAGGAGGCGATCTCCGAGATCGGCGCGCCCACAAACTTCCAGCGTCACTTCCATGTCTCGCGGAACCAGGAGACGGGAGACCTGGAAGGCCTTCCAGCGCCCTGGCTGCGCCTGATGAACCAACAGATCACACGCGATGAACAGGACAAAAATCCTGATGCCGCCTACCATGCCGTGAAGTACTACAACTACTCGATCAAAAAGAAGGAGAACGAGGCCTTCAAGCCCTTCATCACCGAGGATGTGATCCACGAGGAGTCCAAGGAGATCGAGAACTATGTGAACTACAAAAACAAGCATAAGTCACAGGATCCGGAAAAATCCGACGACGACGGCAGCTCCACGGCTACGGAGACGGAAAGCAGCAGCGGTTGCGGCTCCTCGGcgggcaacagcaacagcagcagcatcaatgACAGCAGCCAGCAGTCGGCAGTGCCGCTGGACGCCTTGGAAGAGGTGTTCAAGGAGCTTAAGTCCAATCTGGAGCACCGTGAAACGCTGAAGGCGGCGCCACAGGAGCCGCCCCCAGTGCCGCCCAAAAAATCGCCACACGCCATGCCGCCCAAACCACAGATCAAGCCCAAACCCCGGAATGTTACCCAGAAGTTCTCACATACCTCGGATCTCCGGCGAGAGGAGGATTCCGACAACCAGCATAAAATCAACACGGACACCATTATTATCAAGCCAGCCGGCGGTGCCCAGGATGCCGGAGCGGATGACAATCCGGATGAGACGATACTGCGCCGCTCCAAGGAGAAGCGGGCCCAGAAGACCGATGCTGAGATCTACGACGAGCTCCGGGCTATTTGCAACCCCGAGGATCCCAGGGAGCGCTACAAGACCGCCCAGGAGGTGGGCAAAGGTGCCTCTGGAATCGTATTTATAGCCAACGACTTGCAAAACGAGTCGCAGGTCGCCGTCAAGACCATCGACATGAAGAACCAGTCCTCCAAGGACCTCATACTCACCGAAATCCGGGTGCTCAAGGACTTCAACCACAAGAACCTGGTGAACTTCCTCGATGCTTACCTGCTGGAGCCTGAGGACCAGCTGTGGGTGGTCATGGAGTACATGGACGGCGGCCCGCTGACCGACGTCGTTACCGAGACTGTGATGAAGGAGCGCCAAATTGCGTGTGTCTGCCGCGAGACGCTCTACGCGATCAGCTTCCTGCATGCCAAAGGCATTATTCACCGGGATATCAAGTCCGACAACGTGCTGCTAGGCATGGATGGCTGCGTCAAAGTGACGGACTTTGGGTTCTGTGCCAACATCGAAGGCGATGAGAAGCGGCAGACGATGGTGGGCACTCCATATTGGATGGCGCCCGAGGTAGTTACGCGTAAAAAGTACGGCAAAAAGGTGGACATCTGGTCCATCGGCATCATGGCCATAGAGATGATCGAAGGCCAGCCGCCCTACCTGTACGAGACTCCACTCCGCGCCCTCTACCTGATCGCGGCCAACGGTCGGCCGGACATTAAGAGCTGGGAGAAGCTTAGTCCCAACCTGCAGGACTTCCTCGACCGCTGCCTCCAGGTGGAGGTGGACCGAAGGGCCACCGCCGACGAACTCCTCAGCCATCCGTTCCTCAACGACTGCAGCGAGGTCAAGGCCCTGGTGCCCAACATCAAGGCCGCCAAGAAAGTGCTGCGCCGCAACGTATAG
- the LOC128266803 gene encoding methionine synthase reductase, producing the protein MDIGAYILSEYIPAKPLVGNLEVCFTGKEQTQIDTCAQLRCGEVLKFPFARPDFQPRSVVIKGNTLLVAADKATETKRVVELTLESSFDYQPGDTIGIVPSNKPELVEKLLHRLELKDQADTSCHLKLVLHCANKSAKLPAHIPTATSPREILTHCLSLCFVPQKQLLSALAGFTSNERERSFLACLSSKQATKHYNSLILEQGLLFMEILKLCGDCRPPLAFLAEHLPRLLPRPYSIANSPLEAGDQELRIIYSLLSHKPGVTTSMLEARVQQINPEQPANVVIYPRVNNAFRYTEQDLGSNQILIAVGTGLAPFLGFLAHKEKLISQQPQRERGHSWLYVGAKTPEAILKRDQLEAWHKSAVLERLRMCHSRGESPGYVQEMLAEDGEDLVKFILKPETVIYVCADGAKISQSIANGLSLCLQKVLHLTEEESFRQLKELKAQGKYREDVWL; encoded by the exons atggACATTGGAGCGTATATTCTGAGTGAATATATCCCCGCCAAGCCGCTGGTCGGTAATCTGGAGGTGTGCTTTACTGGGAAAGAACAG ACACAAATTGATACATGTGCCCAACTAAGATGCGGCGAGGTTTTAAAGTTCCCATTCGCCCGTCCTGATTTTCAACCGAGGTCAGTGGTAATAAAGGGGAATACATTGCTCGTGGCAGCAGACAAGGCTACGGAGACAAAACGCGTGGTGGAGCTGACCCTGGAGTCGTCATTTGATTATCAACCCGGTGACACCATAGGCATTGTGCCCAGCAATAAACCCGAACTGGTGGAAAAGCTGCTCCATCGTCTAGAACTGAAGGACCAGGCAGACACCAGCTGCCATTTGAAGCTGGTGCTGCACTGCGCCAATAAGAGCGCCAAGTTACCCGCTCACATTCCGACAGCGACGAGTCCAAGGGAGATCCTCACCCACTGCTTATCTCTTTGCTTCGTGCCACAAAAGCAACTTCTGAGTGCCCTGGCGGGATTTACAAGCAACGAACGGGAGCGCAGCTTCCTGGCCTGTCTGTCCTCCAAACAGGCCACCAAGCACTACAATTCCCTTATCCTGGAGCAGGGACTTCTCTTCATGGAAATTCTTAAGCTTTGCGGTGACTGCAGGCCACCGCTTGCCTTCCTGGCAGAGCACTTGCCACGTCTCTTGCCACGACCCTATTCCATAGCTAACAGTCCTTTGGAAGCCGGCGACCAGGAGCTCCGCATAATCTATTCCCTGCTCAGCCATAAGCCAGGGGTCACAACCAGCATGTTGGAGGCGAGAGTCCAACAAATCAATCCGGAGCAGCCCGCTAATGTGGTTATCTACCCCCGAGTAAACAACGCATTCCGCTACACCGAGCAGGATCTGGGCAGCAACCAAATCCTCATAGCGGTGGGCACTGGTCTGGCACCATTCCTTGGCTTCCTGGCCCACAAAGAAAAGCTTATAAGCCAACAGCCACAGCGGGAAAGGGGTCATTCCTGGCTTTATGTTGGTGCCAAGACACCAGAAGCTATTCTGAAGCGGGATCAGCTTGAAGCCTGGCATAAATCGGCGGTTTTGGAGCGACTGCGCATGTGTCATTCGCGAGGAGAATCGCCAGGCTATGTGCAAGAAATGCTGGCGGAGGATGGAGAGGATCTGGTCAAGTTTATATTAAAGCCAGAGACTGTGATATACGTCTGTGCCGATGGTGCCAAGATTTCCCAGTCCATTGCCAATGGTTTAAGCCTGTGCCTGCAGAAAGTTCTGCATCTCACTGAGGAGGAGTCCTTTCGGCAGCTGAAAGAACTAAAGGCTCAGGGCAAATATCGCGAGGATGTTTGGCTCTAA
- the LOC128266806 gene encoding tetratricopeptide repeat protein 1, with product MADNANSDDEFQDAIGEEITEKEATSTRLSEKDVDEIVEKQSQLALDDEAEQGAAGGDCVVTPPTVDSEISIEELREREKELSPEQLAANKERADKLKLEGNELFKNDDPEGAARTYTEALDICPSDSTKERAVLYGNRAAAKIKLEANKAAIDDCTKAIELWPEYVRVLLRRAKLYEQDDKPDEALEDYKKVAEIDPGQQEAREAQIRLPPIINERNEKLKTEMMSSLKDLGNMILKPFGLSTQNFQMQQDPNTGSYSINFNQKPS from the exons ATGGCCGACAACGCCAACAGTGACGACGAGTTCCAGGACGCGATCGGAGAGGAGATCACAGAGAAGGAGGCCACCAGCACGCGGCTGAGCGAGAAGGATGTGGACGAGATCGTGGAGAAGCAGAGCCAGCTGGCGTTGGATGACGAAGCGGAACAGGGAGCGGCGGGCGGAGATTGTGTAGTGACACCACCGACAGTGGACTCCGAGATATCTATCGAGGAGCTGCGCGAACGGGAGAAGGAACTAAGCCCCGAGCAGCTGGCAGCGAACAAGGAGAGGGCCGACAAACTGAAGCTGGAGGGTAACGAGCTTTTTAAGAACGACGATCCCGAAGGCGCCGCCAGGACCTACACAGAAGCCCTGGACATATGCCCCTCCGATAGCACCAAGGAGCGAGCGGTGCTCTACGGAAACAGAGCGGCTGCCAAGATAAAGCTGGAGGCCAACAAAGCGGCCATCGACGACTGCACAAAGGCCATCGAACTGTGGCCGGAGTATGTGAGAGTGCTCCTAAG GCGGGCCAAACTCTACGAGCAGGACGACAAACCCGATGAGGCCTTGGAGGACTATAAAAAGGTGGCTGAGATTGATCCTGGACAGCAGGAGGCACGCGAGGCTCAAATTCGCCTGCCGCCCATTATTAACGAGCGCAATGAGAAGCTCAAGACCGAGATGATGTCAAGCCTGAAGGATCTGGGCAATATGATACTCAAGCCGTTCGGCCTGTCCACACAGAATTTCCAAATGCAACAGGATCCCAACACGGGCTCGTATTCCATAAACTTTAACCAAAAACCCAGCTAG